From the Glycine max cultivar Williams 82 chromosome 11, Glycine_max_v4.0, whole genome shotgun sequence genome, the window ACAGTGTGTccattatcattgttatcatctttcTCTCCTTCATCGGGGACattacttgagctgccagatctctccacctttgagcatattctttgaaagattcattgtctctcttgcacatgttttgtagttgcattcTATCTGGAGTCATATCAAAGTTATACTGATACTACCTAATGAAGGCATCCATTAGGTCCTTCCGAGAGCGGATCCGGGAAGGTTCcaggttagtataccaggtaatAGCTGCCCTAGCAATACtctcttggaagaaatgcatcaataatttttcatattttgcaTATGCTCCCATCTTCCTACAATACATTTTTGGGTGATTCTTTGGGCAAGTGgttcctttgtacttatcaaattctggcaccttgaacttcagAGGAATAACCACGTTGGGTACCAAGCATAATTTTGTCATGTCAGCAAAGCCATAATTTCCTCCTCCTTCAATGCCCCTCAGCCtctcctctatatgatcaatttttttttcttttcaactataacaagaggTCCTCCTTCCATCACAAAATGTAAGGGTTGTGATGGTGGTCGATGCTGAAGGTAATAGATACAAGGTTGAGAGACATAGGCATGAGTATGGTCTTAGGGAGCTTCATGTGTTTCCCCCATAGGTTGAGAGACATAGGCATGAGTATGATCGGGTTGAGGTTGTTGATTCTCAATGAATATATCTCATAAATGTCTAGGACCTGGTGTGTGCTATAGGTTGTACACGAAAGTTGATTATCAGTCTATGGACCTAAATCAAGAGTCGGAGATTCGGAGAGTTCATCTTGGTGTAGCAGTTCTGAGGATCCTTGCTTTAGGAGTGAAAGATGTGCTAGGTTTTGATTTTGTGGATGCTCCAAGTCCTAGCTCCATAGATATGGCAATCAAAAATCTAATTCAATTACGAGCCATTGAACTCAACTATGATGTTCATGATTTAACTTCTGAAGGTTGGTGCTTGGTAAGAATGGGAATTGAACCTAGGCTGGGTAAACTTATTCTTGGTTGTTTCAAACATGGTTTGGGTAAGGAAGGTATCATCCTTGCTACTGTGATGGCCAATGCTAGTAGCATCTTTTGCAGAGTTGGCAGTGAATTTGATAAACAAAGATTTGATGGTCTTAAAGTGCAATTTTGCCATTGTGATGGTGACCTCTTTACTCTTCTCTCTGTGTACAAGGAATGGGAAGCTTTGCCTCGAGAAAGGAAGAACAAATGGTGTTGGGAAAACAATATCAATGCCAAATCCATGAGGAGGTGCCAAGACACAATTTTGGAGTTAGAAACTTTCCTTGAGCATTAACATGACATTGTTACTCCGAGTTACTGGCGTTGGGACACTTGTATGCCTTCTAATCATGATAAGAATTTGAAAAGGGTAATACTGTCCTCACCTGCTGAGAATGTAGCCATGTACTCCGGCTGCTTCATTGAAGTGAATGTTGACAATAATGAAATCCACTTATATGCCTCTTCAAATTATATGGATATAGCCCTTGGGTTGGTTAATGATGTTCTAGAATAAGAGAGAAAGTGGTTATGCACTGAATGTATGGATAAGTTTTTGAATCATAGTTTTGGTTTCTCTCCACCTGTAGCTTTGTTTGGGTCTAGTGCTGAGATAAAACATTTGGAACTTGAGAAACATTCCTTGAGTGTTGATGTGTGTCATCCAAACGTAAATGAAATTGATGACAAGGAGCTCTTGATGTTTTTTTGAGAAGAATACCTCTGGTTGCATCTGTGCTGTGCACAAATTCACAGGCAATATGAGGGATGAAGATAGGGATAAGTGGGGCAGGATAACATTTATGTCCCCAAATGTTGTCAAAAGAGCTGCTAAGCTAGATGGACATGAGTTTTGTGGCTCATCCTTAAAAGTTGTTCCTTCACAGTTGGGAggggataaaattaaaagttgttCCTTAAAAGTTGTAACCCACAAACTTTTGGGTCTATTTTATCTATGGCTGCATCAAGGGTTGAGTTGAAATTGGGAAGGTGCTTGCATGGGCAGATTTTAAGAGctactttttacttggatgcaCATGTTGAAACATCATTGATTGTAATGTACTTAAAAGGTGGGAAAATTGACATTGCATTTAGAATGTTTGAAATTTGGAGTGAAGCCATCTCCTGGCACTATGGCCAATGTAATCACAACTTGTGCATAGTTGAATTTCTTTGGGTGTCCAGAGATCTAAGCCTTCAACTCCAAAACATGGTCcgtatatcttttattttagctTTGACACTGTAATCAATAATCTAGCTAATTTATAACCAACTAGTTGCATTCCAAACCCTAGTAGTAGTAACTAATtaacaaactaactaacaatctaTAACCAACTAGTTTTCATAAGAACAAATTACAATGGGAACATAAACATGTTTCAGACAGAAGTGAGCACAAAGAGCATGTACATGGAAACACAAAGTTACAATGAAGACATGAAGCTTACCTCGAACCCAACACCGACAATGGCAGCGAGACTCAGCTATTCAATGGTAGCGACAATGGGTCTCAGAAACCAAAAAAGGTACTTAGGTTAACCAAAGGTTCCAGAAACAGCCCTAGCTATTCAATAGAACAACACAGGTAGACGAAACGAAGCATACCTATCACGGTCTTCAGCACAATGGAGAGCAACAACCTTTGATGTTAACGGAGAAGAAGAGAGCGAGAGAGAATACACGGAGAAGAAGAGAACGTGAGCAAAATAGGCCGCGTCAAATAtaatttcaacatcggttttgaataaaaaattgatgttaacaaattgatgttaacgttaacatcggttttattcaaaaaaaccGGTGTTAACGGATCATACGTTAGCATTGGTTTTgtagaaaaccaatgttaacgatacacattatttacaattatgccaccacatttatgttaacatcggttttgtcaaaaaccgatgttaatctgtcgatgttaaaactgctttttgtagtagtgaaccATCCCAATAGATGCAGCCTGAATAGGGTTATCTTGCCCAAGAGAAAGTGAAATTGCCTGAAATGGACTTAGTTAGACCCTAATTGGTGATCTTACTAGAATTGCACTTGGCTGAATCACATTAAGTTGAATTGAACTGTGAAACTCTTGTTGTGGAAGCTTGCTGGACTTCATAACTTTGCCCCACACCCTAATTCGACTGTACATTCCATCCCTAGGTAAATGATGTTGTTGAACTCCCATACGATCTTGATAATCCATTGTCAAACTCCTTCACATTATGATACTCATTATGGACCATAGGCTTTTCAATATTGACAAGTTGTTCAAACACCTAGTACATAATATCATCTATCCCTAAATCAATTTGTTGCCTAATGAATGACATAGTCATTATAGTAGACCCCTTTATTCCTACCTTCATGGCATCGACTGGTAGCAAAAACAACAAGCAAACTAGACACACTTGACACCGGGGTTGATTGTATTGCCAACATCATGGATGCATGCACATTGAGTGTGATGGATTCGATGGTTTTTCTATTGCACACCTTTTTCCAAGTTGGTTCCATATATCTTGTGGGGCGTTTGGCAGGGTAAAAACTTTTAGTTTCTTGGGAATCTTTGGTTGAGAATCCTAGTTTCCCATGTTTgatatctattttaaaaaaataatagtccTCAGAAACAATGTTTCTCAAGAATGTTTTTTAACTGGTTTCCCATGAAAACTTTCCCATGTGGGGAGGTAGGAATCTTACTTTCCCaagttaatttttcttttagtatAGTAAAAATATGTCTTCttacttttattaaattaagataACTAGTAATAATATTGGGTAACTCTTTGATTCGCAAGAAAATTATCTAAATATTCACAATGGCCaaccaaacaaattttattcattctCAGGAAACATCATTCCTAGGAGTCATAATTTTTAGGTATGAAACAAACTTCTCCACTACCAAAAGCTCCCTTGTAGTTTTACCAAAGCGCAAATGCATAGGCCAATTTGACCAAAacctttattttgaatttggcAATCAATTCACCTACTAAGGTTCCACTGGACGTGCCAATTCTATTGTCGCGTGAAAATCAACCAATTGAGTTGATTAACTACTTCAACATGATTCCAAAATAGATTCAAGTGATTGGTATTGAGGAGGGAAATATGCTCCTCAATAATGAGTTCCTAAGTTACTTCCAAAAATGCTTAATGTAgatgaaatggaaaaaaaaaattgaaaaaagcaataaaacaataagtgaaataaaaaaatgcataaaaataagataatttgatttcaatttaaGTCAAAAGTCATTTTTGAATTCCTACATAACaagtatttataggaaaaattatctacaacaaccttcaaCCTACCGAATCATAACTTGGAGGTTTAAGTCCATGATATTAACGAGAGTCTAGTTTAATTGACAGAGCAGAATGAATGAATGAGGTAAATTCCTTAGTACCGTGTTCAAGtactatgaataaaaaaaaaagtacatgaCCTTCATTGTTTTTCAAATCCCTTGTTTTTCAGCCTCTATTTCAACTGTCATGTTCATGCTTTCCTTGACCTGGTCTCCATTGTTTCCGCagcctttaattaaaaataaatagatttaattcattttcaagGCCTCCGAAATAATAAACGGATTTCATAACAATTCCTGCCCCCAATTGCTATCCCTTTCCTTGGGCTTCAATCATCTTCTATTATTAGTTACCGAAAATTTAAATTTCGGTTGCCAACAAGGTCATTGATAATCCATGTTTAAATCCAAATACAATtgtgttttcctttttcaattatAGTAGTAAATTGTTTATCTTTCTTcattgaaaaaaaggtaaattgtTATTACCTTCAGCAATAACAAATTTGCTTGTAGTGACAGTTACAAACTCATAAAGAAGAATAGTGCTTTCAtgaatttaattaccttttaagCCGAAAGCCAACATTTCTCTCAAATTAGGAAGTATAGCTTGCTTCCGGTGCTATCACTACGTTTAAGATTTGAGATTTCCAATTACCTCTGGCCTAATATATagaaaattttttcttttcttttaatatctTGGAATAGTCCCAATTTTTTTGTGGCACATGCTTGTCGTGAGATTTGAGTTTGAATAACTTCATTAGACGAAATTACAATTCAGATTATAGCTCTTACCATCTAACCGTATGTTCTTAATTTTCTGCTGTCACATCGGATTAATTTTGAGACTAAACTTATCCTTCTCCTTCGTAGACGTAACCTATGAAACTTCATCCACTTGCTAATTAAGGAACAATGAATGCGACTTTTAATCAACACAtgattctattttttctctgcCTCATACTCTAAGCTAAATTTAATTCGCTGATTGATACTGTTTACCATAACGTTCATACACACGCAAACTCAAAAACTGATGAAATAATAAACTCATCTCATAGCATTAATTAATACCTTTGCAAAAGATTCCTATTTTCAAACAgtaaattaaatacataatcATATAGAGATGGAGTAATCAAATTCACATCATCATACCTGCCTTAATTTCACACACAAAAGATATTTCTCATGACATCAAGAAACCATAGCAGATATAATTAACCACATCACCAATATAATTTATCCAagctatattataaattattaatcaaaCTTGGTATTGCTCCAGCTGAACATCCTTAGCTGTCAATGGAACATACTCTCCTCTATACCCTTCAAGATGATCTGCCAAAGCCGATTTGTCAATATTCTCATGGTGATAGGACTTGCAAACAAAGTAGAGCACAGTTTGAAGAACAAGCCCAAAGAGGAACAAACAAGACAAGAGCAAGAAACAGAGAACCCCATATGCTGTTTTGTCCACAGAACTCACCCTCCATCCATCAACCACCATCACCTTGAACAAAACCCTAATGGAAACAAAAGAAGCCACAAGGGTGAAAAAGACGAATATGGATAAAACCATCTTCCCCTTTATCAACTCCTTGCTCTTGGCCATGGCTCGAATCCCCCACGAGTCCTCCAACACGGTCACAACACTTGCTAGCTGCCACACCACGGTGAGGTACACAAACCCAATGAAGTACAAAACCGTTATCAAAACCAAAACCACAACCCCACCACTACTTATCCCTATTGTGACTATTGACAAGAACATAACCAACATGGTCACGATATTGTAAATGAAAAAAGCAGCAAAGGCACATAGAAAGGTCAACATTAACCTTTTCCACACCTTAGGGACAACACTCATGACCCTCTTGAATGTCACTTCTTTTGCGGTGTAGATTGATGCGATGGTGTAGACTACTGCCGAGGTAGAAAGGAGAGAGAATATGAGAAGAAGAGTGAAGTATGCGATTTTGAAGAGCACAAGAGTGATCAATTCAGAAGAGATCATGCGGTCAAGCTTGTTGTATTGGGGTGTGTTACGCCTTGTTTCGTCCATGACTATTTCGTTGATGAGGATCTTCCTGAAAAGGAGGTTGGAGATTTCCATGTGGATtaggaagatgaaggagagagGCAGGATTAGTGTTGAGGTGATTTGGGTGAAGATTTTCCTCCATGAAAGTATGATCTTAGAGGCTTCTTTGTATATGTCAAAGAACCCAAGAAATTGCATCTCTTCTTGTTCTCTGTCCATGATGGCCTCTGAAAAATTTGTTTCTCTCTATTGAGGTTTTGGTTTGGAAAATTGTTGAGGTGGTTGGTTCGGTGAAGATGAGCAACGAGGAGGTTGTGTTGGAAAGAGGATCAATGAATGTGTCAAAGGTTTATAGCAAATAAAATATGACTTCGGACTTGAATGCAACACATTGCCcttagttttcaaatgaattgcCTTTGTTGAAAAGTCAAATCActactttttctttcctcttggCTCATAAATAATGACTAATATATATCTTACCATTTCTACAACAAATTAAGAGCATGTCATTGATTTTAGTAGAATTAGATTTAGAATCATTAAATAACATCTTGAATTTGGAGTTTGTAGatagaaaaataatgtaattgtAAGAGGagatctaattaaaataatatgttaggttctcctattaaaataattgacagGATATTTCAAACTAATGTGGCaacgaaaaagaaaattctttgatttaattttgtgcCTAAAtgcgtatttttttaaaaataataatgcaaatgactatatttaatttttatcaatattaataaaaaaatatttaacaatagaTTCAGATTCTCTATGAGACTCTGGCATTCTGACCATATTCAGTCTCTCTGTCTTTCTATtcctttgtttttcttattctaattttaatttatttttcttctattttctccgTTCTATATTTTGTTGTTGGAGTGGCAGGAGAAGATTCATATACTTCAtcattaattgttaaaaaataacattattttatctaaaatattagTTATGAAACTCTTTTACCATTACTCTTTTTCTAGATTATACcgcttttgtttttttgcttaGTTAGGTCATATGTTCGTGAAAATCCTGGGCGGAAGCCATAAAGATAGGTATTTGGCAAGATTTGATTGAATTAATTTCCTttcttaactaaaatttaatatttttttttctaatactaATTTAAGTTCGAGTTAGGTAGTAATATGACTTTGGAGTCATGTGCAACTCCGTAGcataagaaaaggaaagggaATACTCCTTAAAGGCTAATGCGtttctttcaataaaaaagaaaaagaaaaagaaaagatgtaATAGACAAAATGgtaagagaagatgaatatgtaaaatatatcaaaatatatacttaaattTGCCTTTATTaatccttttaaaataaaatttaaatgtcctcaaattaatattatttatgtgaCTTGACTTATAAGCATACAAATTTGAGATTTTATATATCCttcctgtttttttttaattgtttcctCTATGAGATCTACTAGGAgagtttctttaaataaaaaaaaatcaatttttctaTCAATAACTtagcttaatttaaaaaaccaccaaaatcGACCTACTAGTAGAAATTGTCAAATTAGAATATCTTATATAAAGTCCTAGATTCAAACTTTATTATCAatactatattaaaaataatatctccAACTTAATTTACTTGATCGTTTAAGTTTCTTTTACAATATTTCATCGAGGAGATAAAAAATAGCATTAAAACTAGGtgataaaaaaagacaaattattCATCTAAAATTTGgtgataacatatttttttaattattataatattagattaaaatatttatcaattttaatgttaaataattCATGTCAAAGAAATCAACTGAACACATTTATATTCCGTATCTAAAATATATATGCCGCATATCAATTTCCATCATAAGTCAACTTTAGTGGAAAATTAGTCGGTAACTCGTGCGTACACACGGGTCTTTGTCTAAATGATTtttgataaaagaataaaaagaaagagattgtaaaaagataaaagaactaACATTCATATCAAATAGTTCTAAATAGTAGAGTTGATAAGTTGTCAAATTGTTTGAGTCACTTGATTAACCAAACTTCAAAGGTTAATGTTCATGTGAATTTAAAACCTGTGCATACATATGAGTCACTCGatggaagaataaaaagaaagagattgTAAAAGGATAAAAGAACTAACATTCATATTAAATAGTTCTAAATAATAGAGTTGATCAATTGTCAAATTGTTTGAGTCACTTGATTAATCAAACTTCAAAGGTTGATGTTCATGTGAATTTGAAACCCGTGCATACGTATGAGTCACTTGATTAAGAGACTTCAAAGGTTGATGTTTATGCGAATTTAAAACCTGTGTATACGCATGGAtcacaaaattaacaaactatatTAAGATGAATCTCATAAGGCTTaaacataataaacaaaataaatgtttaaaactaaaagggttaaaaagtaaaaaaaaaatgtaattaaattgagaattgtaatttcaaataagtaaaatagttttttttataaatatatgacagcatgtcaattataatataaattactcCATATTTACATTTGTCAGGTCACTTAACAATTgttaatttacatttaaatacTTGAATTTGAAGCACCTCAACAGTGACCACACTATTTCCTCTAATTACATGcaataatagagaaaaattagcAATTTCAAATCCATGTTCATGTTCTATTAACTGCACTTCAACttaaattcaaaagacaatgcAAAAGAATAGAACTTACCACCATTTCTATGGGATTTTTCTCATTGTCATTCACttcaccacaaaaaaaaaattcaagtgaaaAATGAGAGGAACGCTAATGTTTTAAAATCCCGTGATTATTTTGACCTACTCATGGTGGAGAAAAGGGATCAGAGAAgcgaacaaaaaaaatatgataatagcATGACTGTAATtgtaaagaagaaaataaaagacaaattaataagaatgaagaaagaagaCATAAATCCATAACACAATAGTatgaaatttgaagttgaagTACCTCTTAAATAGCTTGAaccttccataaaaaaaattaaaataataataataaacatgcatAAAACAAAGTACAATGAAAGAACCTTGCAAGCAAGAAAATCAGAAAgtggaagaaaaggaaaaaatcagtaaggaagaaaaaacatgaaacaaacaataataactaaataataatgataataataataatgatgataatagtaataatgataataatgataataataataataataataacaaaattaattaattaattaattaaataaaaaaagagaaagtaaagaaaatttctaattttcattGCACCACTGACGTGATTTGTTTCCCGTGTGAATCTCAGCATTAAAGTTGGTATAGGAAACATCAATTAT encodes:
- the LOC121173010 gene encoding uncharacterized protein, whose translation is MDREQEEMQFLGFFDIYKEASKIILSWRKIFTQITSTLILPLSFIFLIHMEISNLLFRKILINEIVMDETRRNTPQYNKLDRMISSELITLVLFKIAYFTLLLIFSLLSTSAVVYTIASIYTAKEVTFKRVMSVVPKVWKRLMLTFLCAFAAFFIYNIVTMLVMFLSIVTIGISSGGVVVLVLITVLYFIGFVYLTVVWQLASVVTVLEDSWGIRAMAKSKELIKGKMVLSIFVFFTLVASFVSIRVLFKVMVVDGWRVSSVDKTAYGVLCFLLLSCLFLFGLVLQTVLYFVCKSYHHENIDKSALADHLEGYRGEYVPLTAKDVQLEQYQV